In a genomic window of bacterium:
- a CDS encoding rhodanese-like domain-containing protein, with product MTLTKQLLLMVAISVLLGLGARFIQKSPVPFWGFPKPVELIQPTAAIAKPDAVSPDSAFVSADKPYEVDFATTMGLFMKQKKAAVHFLDARAPELYAAGHVPGAINLPYEKIEKFKAVLDSLPKDELFVTYCEGGDCHDSHDLAELMIARGWKRMAVFVGGWEVWMEETDFVEKTE from the coding sequence ATGACGTTGACGAAACAACTACTGCTGATGGTCGCAATATCGGTTTTGCTGGGTTTGGGGGCGCGCTTTATTCAGAAGAGTCCGGTACCGTTCTGGGGATTTCCCAAGCCGGTGGAACTCATTCAGCCGACGGCGGCGATTGCCAAGCCGGACGCCGTATCGCCGGACAGCGCGTTCGTGTCGGCCGACAAGCCCTACGAGGTGGATTTTGCCACGACCATGGGCTTGTTCATGAAGCAGAAGAAAGCCGCCGTGCATTTTCTGGACGCGCGAGCACCCGAGCTCTACGCCGCGGGGCACGTTCCGGGGGCGATTAATCTTCCCTATGAGAAGATCGAGAAATTCAAGGCGGTGCTCGACTCGCTGCCCAAGGATGAACTCTTTGTTACCTACTGCGAGGGCGGGGACTGTCACGACTCCCATGATCTGGCCGAGCTCATGATTGCGCGCGGCTGGAAGCGGATGGCGGTCTTTGTCGGCGGCTGGGAGGTCTGGATGGAGGAGACCGATTTCGTGGAGAAAACCGAGTAG